A genomic window from Camelus ferus isolate YT-003-E chromosome 9, BCGSAC_Cfer_1.0, whole genome shotgun sequence includes:
- the HSPBP1 gene encoding LOW QUALITY PROTEIN: hsp70-binding protein 1 (The sequence of the model RefSeq protein was modified relative to this genomic sequence to represent the inferred CDS: inserted 1 base in 1 codon): MGGLRAPLKRRLLSRPPGVDRSGRQSYLSGDHPLPXTHSYLLRKLPMAEQGSGGSRLPLALPPASQGCSSGGSGSSAGGSGNPPPPRNLQGLLQMAITAGSEVPDPPPEPMSEERRQWLQEAMSAAFRGQREEVEQMKNCLRVLSQPTPSSAGEAELAADQQEREGALELLADLCENMDNAADFCQLSGMHLLVGRYLEAGAAGLRWRAAQLIGTCSQNVAAIQEQVLGLGALRKLLRLLDRDTCDSVRVKALFAISCLVREQEAGLLQFLRLDGFSVLMRAMQQQVQKLKVKSAFLLQNLLVGHPEHKGTLCSMGMVQQLVALIRTEHSPFHEHVLGALCSLVTDFPQGVRECREPELGLEELLRHRCQLLQQHEEYQEELEFCEKLLQTCFSTPTDDSMDR; encoded by the exons ATGGGGGGCCTCCGAGCTCCCCTAAAACGCCGCCTTCTCAGCAGACCCCCAGGAGTCGACCGGTCAGGACGCCAGAGCTACCTCAGCGGTGACCATCCCCTAC CAACACATTCTTACCTTCTTCGCAAACTGCCCATGGCGGAACAAGGCTCTGGGGGCAGCCGCCTTCCCCTGGCgctgcccccagcctcccagggttGCTCGTCTGGGGGCAGCGGCTCCTCCGCAGGGGGCTCGGGCAATCCCCCGCCACCACGAAACCTCCAAGGCTTGCTGCAGATGGCCATCACGGCGGGCTCTGAAGTGCCAGACCCCCCTCCAGAACCCATGAGTGAGGAG AGGCGCCAGTGGCTGCAGGAGGCCATGTCGGCCGCCTTCCGGGGCCAGCGGGAGGAGGTGGAGCAGATGAAGAACTGCCTCCGAGTGCTATCCCAGCCCACGCCCTCCTCGGCTGGTGAGGCTGAACTGGCCGCTGACCAGCAGGAGCGTGAGGGGGCCCTTGAGCTGCTGGCTGACCTGTGTGAGAACATGGACAATGCTGCAG ACTTCTGCCAGCTGTCGGGCATGCACTTGCTGGTGGGTCGCTACCTGGAGGCGGGGGCCGCAGGGTTGCGGTGGCGGGCAGCGCAGCTCATCGGCACGTGCAGCCAGAACGTGGCGGCCATCCAGGAGCAGGTGCTGGGCCTCGGCGCCCTGCGCAAGCTACTGCGCCTGCTGGACCGGGACACCTGCGACTCCGTGCGTGTCAAGGCCCTCTTCGCCATCTCCT gCTTGGTCCgggagcaggaggctgggctgcTGCAGTTCCTCCGCCTGGACGGCTTCTCCGTGTTGATGCGGGCCATGCAGCAGCAGGTGCAAAAGCTCAAGGTCAAGTCGGCATTCCTGCTGCAGAACCTGCTGGTGGGCCACCCTGAACACAAAG GGACTCTGTGCTCCATGGGGATGGTCCAGCAGCTGGTGGCCCTCATCCGGACAGAACATAGCCCCTTCCATGAGCATGTGCTTGGAGCCCTGTGCAG CTTGGTGACAGACTTCCCCCAGGGCGTGCGGGAGTGCCGGGAgcctgagctgggcctggaggagcTTCTGCGGCACCGCTGCCAGCTGCTGCAGCAGCACGAGGAGTACCAG GAGGAACTGGAGTTCTGCGAAAAGTTGCTACAGACCTGTTTCTCCACCCCGA